A stretch of DNA from Aliarcobacter thereius LMG 24486:
TGTTTTTTAAGTTTTTCTATTAAATTATTTGTTAATTCTTTATTGCTAGATATTTTATATTTAAAATTATAAAGCTCTTTTTCAAAGCCATAAAAATCGTACATAAGTTCATTGGCATTTGGATTGATTACTTTTAAATCAAAACTTAGCCAATGAGCAGATACGATAATTATGTACTTTGGAATATCCAAACTACTTGAAAGTTCTCTAGCACTATTTTTAGTTTGAGAATTGTTTAAAACTATATTTGGTGCACCATGAGATATAAATAGAGTAGGATTCATATTTTAAAATTTAGTTAAAATTATTTAACTAAATCTCCTTCAATATCAATGATTAACTTTACTTGATCACCAACAGCAACTGCTCCTGCTTCTAAAACTTTATTCCAAGTGATTCCAAAATCACTTCTATTGATTGATCCTTTTAAAGAGAATCCAGCTTTTCCTGCAAATGTTCCACCATTTTCAAGAGAAAATTTTACATTTTGTGTTTTACCTTTTATTGTAAGATCACCATAAATTGTATCTTTTTCAACTTTTGTTGATTTAAATGTAATTGTAGGGAAGTTTTTTGCAGCAAAAAAATCATCAGCTTTTAAGTGATTATCTCTTTTTTCATTTGCTGTATCGATAGAAGATACACTTAATTCACCATTTAATGAAAGTAAAGTTCCATTCTTTTCATCAAATTCAAATGTTCCTTTGAAATCATTGAATTTACCAATAACATTTGAAACCATCATATGTTTAACGCTAAAACCTGCATTTGAGTGTGAAGTATCAACTTTATAATTACCTGCAAATAGCGATGAACAAAGTGCTACTGATAATAATCCTAATTTTAAGTTTTTCATTTTTAATCCTTTTTATTTGTTTTGTAAAGTTTATCTAATAAATCGTATAAAGTATCAAGCTCTTTATCATCTAGAATATTCATAAAATCATAAAGATTTTCAGCATGTTTTGGAAAAACTTCTTCAATTATCTCTTCACCACTTTTAGTAATAGATAAAATTGAAGCTCTTGCATCATTTAAATCTTTTTTTGATTCAATAAATCCATCTCTTTTGAGATTTCTTACAACAACAGTTGTGTTTCCAGGTGTGCTTGATGTAAGTTTTGTAATAGAACCAGTATTTAAATCACCTAAATGATATAAAACTTCCAATACTTTAAATTGATTAAATGTTAGATTATTTTTTGATAGATGATTTTCTGTAATATTATTTATCCTATTAAAAACTCTATCTAATCTAACAACTGTTTTCATTGATTTACTTACTCTTGTGTCATATGACTTCATTTTAAACATAATTAAACCTATTTTTTAAGATAAATATTTATATTTTATAGAAATAAAATACTTGGAGAGAATTATATTACTAATTAGTAATAATGTCAATAGTAAATTTAATAAATTTTTTACTTACCAAAATTTAATATTTTTTTAGCTAGAATTTACAGCTTTGATTGAAAGATAAAAATTTATAAGGATAAGAATATGTTATTAACTCCAGGTCCTACACCTGTACCAGAATTTGCAAGAAAAGCAATGAGTGATATTACAATACATCATAGAACAAAAGAGTTTGAAGCTATATTTGAAAAAACTAGAAAACTATTACTTGAAATTTATGATATGAATGAAGTTTTAATTTTGGCTTCAAGTGGTACAGGTGCAATGGAAGCTTGTATTACAAACTTAACAAGAACAAAAGCACTTACAATAAACTCAGGTAAGTTTGGAGAGAGATTTGGAAAGATTTGTAAAGCATTTAATATTGATTATACAGAGTTAAAACAAGAGTGGGATACTCCAGCTTGTGTTGAAGATGTTATAAATGCTGTTAAAAATGATAAAAATATAGATTCACTTTTTATTCAAATTTGTGAAAGTGCTGGTGGATTAAGACATCCAGTTGAAGAAATAGCAAAAGAAGTTAAAAAAATAAATCCAAATATTATGATAATTGCTGATGGAATTACAGCTTTAGGTGTTGAAAAAATTGATACATCAAATATTGATGCATTAATTACAGGAAGCCAAAAAGCATTTATGTTGCCTCCAGGTATTGCTATGATTGGATTATCAAATAAAGCAGTTGTTAAAATTGAAGAGAAACCAGCAGGATACTATTTTAATCTTGCAAGTGAAATTAAAAATCAAAAGAAAAATACAACAGCATATACAGCTGCTACAACTTTGATTATTGGACTTGGAGCAATTTTAGAAAAATTTAAAGAGATTGGATTTGATAATTTATATAAGCAAACAGATAAAAGAGCAAAAGCTACTCAAGAAGCATTAAAAGCTATTGGTTTTAGAATTTATCCAAAAGTTCCAGCAAATGCAATGACAACAGCTTATACAGAGCAATCAAATGAGATTAGAAAACTATTAAAAACAAAATATAATGTTGATATAGCAGGTGGTCAAGATCATTTAGCTGGAAAAATATTTAGAATTAATCATATGGGCTTAGTTGAAGATTTTGAAGCTTCATGGGCTGTAAATGCTACTGAACTTGTACTAGATGAACTAGGAATTAGAACTTTTGATGGAACAGCAAATAGAGTTTTTGCAGAGACATTTTATAAAGGAAATTAATATAAATGGTTTTTGAACACGAGATCCCAAAAGGAAGTAGACTTTATTTCGGAAAGCTTGCTAGAGCTAAAAGAGAGTTAGAAAATCTTGTATGTAATATTTTGTACAAAAATGGTTTTGAAGAGATTTTAACACCAAACTTCTCTTATTCTCAACATCAAGCAATAGCAAATGAAAGAAAATTAATAAAGTTTTCAGATGAAGAGAATGAACAAGTTTCACTAAGAGCTGATTCTACTTTGGATGTTGTGAGAATTATTACAAAAAGATTAGGAAGAGCAACAAACCAAAAAAAATGGTTTTATATACAACCAATATTTTCATATCCTTCAAAAGAAGAGTATCAAATTGGTTGTGAATATATAGAGCATAATAATATTTCAGATATTTTAAATTTGACAGCAGATATTTTAAAAGCTTTAAAAATAGAGCCAATAATGCAAATATCAAATATTATTGTTCCAAAACTAGTAAGTAAAGAGCTAAATATTGATATTGAGATCTTTAAACAAGCAGATATTTCAAAGCTAATAGATTTAAAAATTGATTGGCTTGAAAAACTTTTAAGAGTTCAAGATATTAAATCTTTGGAAGAAGTAATACAGATTGTTCCAAGTAGTATAAAAAATGAACTTCTAAAACTTTTAGAAAAGGCTTTAGAAGTGGATTATAATAATATTATAATAGCACCACTTTATTATGGAAGTTTGAAATATTATAATGATATATATTATAGAGTAATCAAAGATAACCTTGTACTTTGTAGAGGTGGAATGTATGAAGCAGAAGGGATTAGCTCTTTAGGTTTTGCACTATATACAGATAATTTATTAAAAATAATTGAAGGGTAAGAAAGAAATGAAAGCAGATGTAATTGTAGGAATCCAATGGGGAGATGAAGGAAAAGGTAAAATCGTAGATATGCTTGCTCAAAAGTATGATATGGTTTGTAGAAGCCAAGGTGGACACAATGCAGGACATACAATTTGGGTTGATGGAGTAAAATATGTACTTCAATTAATTCCATCAGGAATCTTAAATCCAAAATCAGTAAATGTTATTGGAAACGGAGTTGTTGTATCTCCTGAGAATATATTAAGAGAGATGAGTCAATTTGGTAGTTTAGTAGGAAGATTATATATATCTGATAAAGCTCATCTAAATTTAGCTTTTCATGCACAAATTGATCAAGCAAAAGAGAAACTAAAAGGTGATAAAGCTATTGGAACAACTGGAAAAGGGATTGGACCTACATATGCAGAGAAAGTTAGTAGAACAGGATTTAGAGTAGGTGAACTTTTAAATCCAGCTAAACTTTGTGAAGATATTATAAGTTACTTTGAGCAAAATAGAGCAATCTTTGATATATTACAAATAGCTACACCAGATAAAGAAGCTCTTTTAAATGAATTAAAATCTTATAAAGAAAAACTTTCTTCATATATTGTAAATACAACAAATATGGTTTGGAAAGCACTTGAAGAGAATAAAAGAGTTTTATTAGAAGGTGCACAAGGAACACTTTTAGATATAGACCATGGAACTTATCCATATGTTACATCTTCAAGTACAGTTACAGGTGGAGCTTGTACAGGGCTTGGTTTAAATCCAAAAGATATTGGTGAAGTTATTGGAATTGTAAAAGCATATTGTACAAGAGTTGGAAATGGACCATTCCCAACAGAAGATTTCACACAAGCTGGAATAACAATGGGTGAAGTTGGAAAAGAGTTTGGAGCAATTACAGGAAGAAAAAGAAGATGTGGTTGGTTTGATGCTGTTTCTGTAAGATATGCAAGTAGATTAAATGGTTGTGATAAATTAGCACTTATGAAACTTGATGTTCTTGATGGATTTGAAAAAATTAAAGTGTGTGTATCATATATTCATAATGGAGAGAAAATCAATTATATGCCATCTGATATGGATAATGTAGAAGCAGTTTATGAAGAGATTGATGGTTGGGACAGCGTTGTTGGTATTAGAAAATATGAAGACTTACCAATAAATGCAAAGAAATTTATAGAGAAGATTGAAGAAATTACAAATGTAAAAGTTGGGATAATCTCAACTTCACCTGAACGAGATGATACTATTATAAGGGGCTAAAATGAGATTAAGAGTACACCATACATCTTATATTGCAAGAAGGATTACAAGAGATTTAACAGCTTGTAGCTTTGTTGAAGTAAGAAGAAATAAAGCAAGTATCGAAGAGCAAATAGAGAGAATTTTAGATGAAGATATTGAAAAAGAAGCAGCTTTAAATGAAAAAGTTGAAGAGATTTTAGATAATCAAGAAGATGAAATTGAGTATTTAAATGCTGATAGAAGGCAACTTTTTTGGATGACTAAAAAAAGGCTTGCAAATGATTTTGGAGTAATTCTGAATAATGAAGATAGATTTTCAGATATTGCTCACAAAATTATTGATTTTTTATGGGAGGAGGACTATATTCACTTTACATGTTCGGACAACCAAGTAAAAAATGTTATATTTGGTTCGATGGATGATTTTATAAAAGGGTTTGAAAGAGCAGATAGTGAGGTTTTAAGTAAACTTAAAAACTACAAAAGAAAATTAATTCCTGGGACTGATGACTATGATATGGTTTATCATAGGCTTTACGAAGAGGAGCTAATTAAAAGAGGATTAATCTAATGCAAAAAATTTATATATATTTAGAAAATGGTATTTTTTTAGAAGCGAAATCATTTGGTGCAAGTAAAACTGCTATTGGTAAATTAGTTTATAATAATACAACATTTGGATATGAAGATACAATAACTGATCCATCAAATTCAGGTCTTTTTGTAAACTTTACAACAGTAGAGATAGGAAATAGTGGTATAAATGATGCAGATATGGAAAGTTCAAAAGCACAAGTTGCTGGAGTTATTGCAAGAACATATCATGATAGCTATTCAAATTATAGAGCAGATAAAAGTTTAGCACAATTTTTAAAAGAACAAAATATCCTTGGAATCTGCGAAATTGATACAAGATTTTTAACAAAAGTAGTAAGAGAAGAAGGTTCAATGATGATGATAGCTTCAACAGAAGTTTCATCTAAAGATGAACTGAAAGAACTTTTACAAGAATCAAAAAGTTATAATGAAATTAATTTTATAAGAGAATTATCTACAAAAGAGGCTTATATTCATAAAACAGGGGCTTGGAATAGTCAAACTCAAGAGTATAATAAAGCAAGTATGAGCGATAAAAAAGTTTTAGTAGTAGATTTTGGAGTTAAAAAATCATTTTTAAATGAACTAGTAGAGTCTGGTCTTGAAGTTGAAGTTGTACCATATAATATAAAAAGTGAAGAGATAGTAAAAAGATTTAATGATAAAAATATTGGTGGTGTTGTTTTAAGTTCAGGTGCAGGTAATCCAAATATTTATAAAGAAGAAATAAGTGGAGTTAAGTCATTAATTAGTGCAAATATTCCAATGTTTGCAGTTGGTTTAGGACATTTTATTTTAGCATTAGCAAATGATTTAAAAGTTGAAGAGCTAAAAACAGTGAAATCTGGAAGTCATCCAGTTTTATCAGACAAAAATGTAGATATTTTTTCTATGAATACAGCTTATAAAGTAGAAGTAAATAACAATATTTTTGAAGCTACACATAGTAAGCTATTTAATGATGAAGTAGTTGCATTTAAATATAAAAATAAAAATATTTTAAGTTGTGAATTTACACCTATTTCAGGTTCTAAAATTTATAAAGATTTTTTATCTTTAGTAAAATAAGATAAATTAGTTACTATACAAATGTATAGTAACTAAGGATTAAAGTAAGAATTTATCTATTAATTGCCAAGAACCAGCTGTACAAATACCAGCGAAAACTCCAGCAAGAATATCATCTCCCATTACACCCAATCCACCTTTTACATCTCTGTCGATTTTACCAATAATAGAGGGTTTCCAAATATCAAATAATCTAAAAAATATAAAAGCAAGAGAAGCAGTTATAAGTATATTTTCATTATTTATTCCAGATAGTGAAAGAGCAATCCACATACCAGCTAATTCATCTATAACAATCTCACTACTATCATGAATACCAACTTCTTTTTCATAAATATTAATCTGTTTTACTGCAATAATTGAAATAAGAATTGCCAATAATAATAGAGTTGAAGAGTGTAAAAACTCAAGTAGAGCAAGAGCTAAAATTAAAGATACAAAACTTCCAGCTGTACCAGGAGCTTTTGGACTTAAACCACTAAATCCAACTGTTAAAAAAAATTTTCTAAAATTCATAATTACCTTTTTATTTCTTTTTTTCAATATCTAGTTTTTTTCTTTTTTCCCAAAGAGATTTTCTTGATATTCCTAGCTTTTTAGAAAGCTCTGTATCTGGATATTTATTTTGATAAGTGCTTACTACCATTTTTACATAATCATTTATAGATAAAATTGTATTTGCATCATTTGATACATTTTCATTATTTAAAACTATTTTCTTATAAATAAACTCTTCACTATCTTCAAAAGAAGATATTATTACATTTTTATCTTCAATTTGTTTATTTAGTTGCTCTTTTGAACTCTTTTTTAATAGATGATAATCTGATATATAAAGAATTGTTTTATTATTTAAGTTAGTTATCTTTTTTTGCCATGAGTTTGATGAAAAACTATCAAATTCAATACTCATAGCTAATTTTTTTGCTGTTTCAAATACAATTTTATCAGAAAGTTTTTGGTGATTTGTTTCAATCATAAGTGGAAAAGAGAGTGGCAGAATTATATTATTTGTATCAATATTATTCATAGTAAAATCATAATACTCTTTTAAAACACTAAGCTCTCTTCTCATTGATCTACAATCTTTGTAGTGATAAATTTTTCTTACAAGTTCATCCATTAAAAATGGTTTCATAATATAATCTTTTGCACCATCTTTTATCGGATTTGTTACGGTTTCATCAGATATATAAGATACCATTAGTAAAATTATTGAATTTTGTGCATATTTTTTGATAATTGCTTTACAAATATTACTAGGAATTGTAGTTGATAAAAGAATAATATCGTAATCTTTTGTAATGTTTTCAAGATGAACACTTTCAACAAAATCACAATTATGACCATCATCAAGAAGTCTTGAAACAATTTTCTGGGCTAAATAAACTTCATTTTCTACTATTAATATATTCATTTCTTATTCCATTCATAATATTTTAAATTTACTACACTTTGTACAACAACACCTTCAGCTCTACCAATACTTCCAAGTTTCTCAGAAGTTGAAGCCTTTACATTTATAAATTGTTTAGAAAGTTCTAAAAGATTTGATAAGCTTGATTTTATATCTTGTTTATGTGGAGTTATTTTTGGTTTTTCTGCAATAATTGTGATATCAACATTTACAATTTCATATCCAACATTTTTTATAAATCTTAAAATATATTTTAAAAGTTCTTTTGAGTCAATATTTTTATATTTTGGGTCATTGTCAGGAAAAAACTCTCCAATATCTCCAGCCCCAACAGCTCCTAAAAGAGCATCAATTAAGGAATGTAAAAGTACATCTCCATCACTATGAGCTTTAAATCCATAATCATAAGGTAATTTTACACCACCTAAAAACATATCTTTGCCTTCTTCAAAACTATGAATATCAAAACCAAAACCTACAAAAAAGTTTTTTGAAGGAGGAGTTAAGCAAGGTATTTCATTTAAATCATCAATAAAAGTTAGTTTTTTTGCTCTTATATCACCTTTTACATAAGTGATTTCATAACCTTTGTTTTTTATAGCACTACTTTCATCTGTAAATTCAATATTGCTATTTAATGCATCTTTTAAAATAGAAGTTTGTGATAATTGAGGAGTTTGAATAAGTTTAACTTCATCTCTATTTATACAATTTTTTTCATAAATTACTGTATCGCTTACATCTAAAATAGGAACTACACAAAATGCTTCAGATTTTTTATCTAAAACTCTAAGAAACATATCTTTTGGAATACAAGATCTTGCAACATCGCTTATTAAAACATATTTTGTATCTACAAACTCTAAAGCATTCTTTATAGATTCTTGTCTTGTATCTCCACCTTTAACAAAAATAAAATCATCACTAAAATTTTGCATATATTTTAGCTCATCTTCTTTTGAGACAACAATTGTTTCTGAGAAATCAGAATAAGAACTTAATCTTGAAGTAACATCTAGCCATAAAGGAATATTACCAACTCTTAGCCACTGTTTTTTACAAGAATTATCAAATCTTGTTGAATTTCCTGCACATAAAACGACTAATGTAATCTCTTTCAAGTTCATTTCCTTTGAGTAAAAAAGTTACAAACTGTATCGAAATGTTACTTATAAATTAGTTAATATATCTACTTATGCTACTTTTTATCTCATTTATAGCTTCTAAAAACTGTTCAGTTTCAAAATTGATACTTTTTAATACTTCTACACTTTTTAAAATATCTTCTTCATTTAAAAGTTTTTTAGGATTAGAAATATTATCAATTGCATATAAAACAGTTGAAGGAGTTAAGAATAATGAAGGAGCTTCTTCTAAATTATTTGAGTAAGAAATAGGTAAAATAAGATTATGACTTAATTCAAAAGATTTTAAAATATTAGAAGAGAGAATAGAACTTTTAAATCCTATAAATTTCTCTTCAGCATTTTCAATATTTGTATTAATAGCTTCTTCGAGAAATTGTTCTATCGATCTATTCTTGCTAATAGTCAAAGATATTATTGGTTTTGAGATATTTTTCAAAAAAGCTGGAAGTAAAACTTTACTTCTTAACTTTTTATCAATTTTACTTAACCAATAGTTTGCAAAATAGATAGAAAAAACATTTGAATATAGAAACTCATCTTTTGTAATAGCATAAGCAAAAAGGTTTTTAGGAAATATACTTGAAATTTGAATTGCTGTACATAAAGATGTAATAAACTCCAAGTTTGTTATTTTTATAAGATTTACAATATTTCTTTTATTCTCTTTAAAATCAATAAAATCAAACTTTACAATTTTTAAAAGTTCTTCTTTTAAAGCTAAATCATCATTTATAATATTTAGTAGTTTTTTTGGTTCTTTATATGATGATTTTCTGAAATTATCTAAATCTACAATATTTCTTGGCAATTTTTTACTTTTATCAATAAAATTATTGAAATCTTTAATCATTTTATACTATCCTTTAAATTGAACAAAATTATATGAAATAGTAACTTATAGCTTGTGTAGTTTGATTTAAGACAAAGATTATCCTATTTGAACTATAATTGCAATTACAATTTTAAAAGGATTTAAAATGAGTATAGAAAATATAAAAGAAGCTTTAAAAAGTGTTAAATATCCAGGCTTCTCAAAATCAATTATTGATTTTGGATTTGTAAAAGATATCAAACTTGAAGCAAATGCCTGTAATATTTTATTAGATATTACTTCAACAGCAAAAGAGGTTGAAGATGAATTAAGAAGAGAGATTCCAAAAGTATTATCAGATTTAAATGTAACTTTGACTTTTAATAAACCAAAAGTTGAAGCACAAAAAAGCAATAGTGTAAGTGGAAAAAATATGACTCCACAAATTAAGCATATTGTGATGGTTAGTTCAGGAAAAGGTGGAGTTGGTAAATCAACAACAACTGTAAACTTAGCAATTGCAAGTGCAATGCAAGGTAAAAAAGTAGGTATTCTAGATGCTGATATTTATGGACCAAATATTCCTAGAATGATGGGAGTAAATGGAGTAGAAGTTGAAGTTGTAGGAAATAGAGCAAAACCTTTAAATGCTTATGGTGTGGATATTATGTCTATGGGTATTTTGATGAAAGAGGGCGAAGCTGTTATTTGGAGAGGTGCAATGGTTATGAAAGCTATTCAACAACTATTAACAGATATTTTGTGGGAAGAGTTAGATATATTATATATTGATATGCCACCAGGAACAGGAGATGCACAATTGACTTTAGCACAAAGTGTACCTGTAAGTGCTGGAATAAATGTAACAACTCCACAACATGTAGCTCTTGATGACAGTAGAAGATCTTTAGATATGTTTACAAAACTTCATATTCCAGTAGCTGGAATTGTTGAAAATATGAGTGGATTTATATGTCCATCATGTAATACAGAATCAGATATCTTTGGAAGAGGTACTTGTGATGATTTGGCAAAAGAGTACAATACTCAAGTTTTAGCTCATCTACCAATAGAACCAGCAATTAGACTTGGTGGAGATAGTGGAAAACCAATAGTATATTTTGAACCTGAATCAATAAGTGCAAAAAGATATATGATGGCTGCTGATAAAATAATTTCAATGCTTGATAATCAAGGTGAAATTTCAAATGAGTCTATTCAACCAATTATGCCAGCTGGAGTAAGTGCTTGTTCAACTGAAGGACAAAAAATAAAAGCTGAACATCAAGCAAAACAATCAGGTGGTTGTGGTTCAGGATGTGGTTGCCATTAAATTAATTTAAATAAAAGAGATACTAGATAGTTTCTCTTTTATTATTTATCAAAATTTGAACTCTCTTTTGAAAAATATGATTTAAAAAAATTAAATTTTACTAAACTATTAAAATACTTTTTATTAAGTCTATCTTTATCTAAATAGATATTTACATAATCTTTTTCATAGTTTTGTATTAAAAATGTAGAGTAAATTCCATTATAATCTATCATTAGTTTATCTTCAAAAACAGAGTAAGAATTGATAATATTTACATAATACTTTTCATCTACAATATAAGTAAGAACTTCAAGATTTTTAAACTCTTTTTGTTCAATAAGTTTATAAGAGTTTGCTTTAATTGTATCCATAAATAGTGCTACAAAATATCCTCTAGCAAGACCATTCCATTTACAAGAAGAATCAAGATTTATATATTCTGTAAATATTTTTCCATATTCCTCATCATTACTCAAACTAATAAATGAGAAATTTGCACAAGTATCATAAGTATTTTGTTTTTTAGAAACTGTAAATTCATCTTGCATTAAATTTGATTTTGTTGTACAAGAAATAAACAATAAAGCAAATAATGAA
This window harbors:
- a CDS encoding carbamoyl phosphate synthase small subunit; protein product: MQKIYIYLENGIFLEAKSFGASKTAIGKLVYNNTTFGYEDTITDPSNSGLFVNFTTVEIGNSGINDADMESSKAQVAGVIARTYHDSYSNYRADKSLAQFLKEQNILGICEIDTRFLTKVVREEGSMMMIASTEVSSKDELKELLQESKSYNEINFIRELSTKEAYIHKTGAWNSQTQEYNKASMSDKKVLVVDFGVKKSFLNELVESGLEVEVVPYNIKSEEIVKRFNDKNIGGVVLSSGAGNPNIYKEEISGVKSLISANIPMFAVGLGHFILALANDLKVEELKTVKSGSHPVLSDKNVDIFSMNTAYKVEVNNNIFEATHSKLFNDEVVAFKYKNKNILSCEFTPISGSKIYKDFLSLVK
- a CDS encoding pyridoxal-phosphate-dependent aminotransferase family protein — translated: MLLTPGPTPVPEFARKAMSDITIHHRTKEFEAIFEKTRKLLLEIYDMNEVLILASSGTGAMEACITNLTRTKALTINSGKFGERFGKICKAFNIDYTELKQEWDTPACVEDVINAVKNDKNIDSLFIQICESAGGLRHPVEEIAKEVKKINPNIMIIADGITALGVEKIDTSNIDALITGSQKAFMLPPGIAMIGLSNKAVVKIEEKPAGYYFNLASEIKNQKKNTTAYTAATTLIIGLGAILEKFKEIGFDNLYKQTDKRAKATQEALKAIGFRIYPKVPANAMTTAYTEQSNEIRKLLKTKYNVDIAGGQDHLAGKIFRINHMGLVEDFEASWAVNATELVLDELGIRTFDGTANRVFAETFYKGN
- a CDS encoding phosphatidylglycerophosphatase A family protein, whose protein sequence is MNFRKFFLTVGFSGLSPKAPGTAGSFVSLILALALLEFLHSSTLLLLAILISIIAVKQINIYEKEVGIHDSSEIVIDELAGMWIALSLSGINNENILITASLAFIFFRLFDIWKPSIIGKIDRDVKGGLGVMGDDILAGVFAGICTAGSWQLIDKFLL
- a CDS encoding HDOD domain-containing protein, with product MIKDFNNFIDKSKKLPRNIVDLDNFRKSSYKEPKKLLNIINDDLALKEELLKIVKFDFIDFKENKRNIVNLIKITNLEFITSLCTAIQISSIFPKNLFAYAITKDEFLYSNVFSIYFANYWLSKIDKKLRSKVLLPAFLKNISKPIISLTISKNRSIEQFLEEAINTNIENAEEKFIGFKSSILSSNILKSFELSHNLILPISYSNNLEEAPSLFLTPSTVLYAIDNISNPKKLLNEEDILKSVEVLKSINFETEQFLEAINEIKSSISRYIN
- a CDS encoding Mrp/NBP35 family ATP-binding protein, with the protein product MSIENIKEALKSVKYPGFSKSIIDFGFVKDIKLEANACNILLDITSTAKEVEDELRREIPKVLSDLNVTLTFNKPKVEAQKSNSVSGKNMTPQIKHIVMVSSGKGGVGKSTTTVNLAIASAMQGKKVGILDADIYGPNIPRMMGVNGVEVEVVGNRAKPLNAYGVDIMSMGILMKEGEAVIWRGAMVMKAIQQLLTDILWEELDILYIDMPPGTGDAQLTLAQSVPVSAGINVTTPQHVALDDSRRSLDMFTKLHIPVAGIVENMSGFICPSCNTESDIFGRGTCDDLAKEYNTQVLAHLPIEPAIRLGGDSGKPIVYFEPESISAKRYMMAADKIISMLDNQGEISNESIQPIMPAGVSACSTEGQKIKAEHQAKQSGGCGSGCGCH
- a CDS encoding bifunctional 2-C-methyl-D-erythritol 4-phosphate cytidylyltransferase/2-C-methyl-D-erythritol 2,4-cyclodiphosphate synthase, encoding MKEITLVVLCAGNSTRFDNSCKKQWLRVGNIPLWLDVTSRLSSYSDFSETIVVSKEDELKYMQNFSDDFIFVKGGDTRQESIKNALEFVDTKYVLISDVARSCIPKDMFLRVLDKKSEAFCVVPILDVSDTVIYEKNCINRDEVKLIQTPQLSQTSILKDALNSNIEFTDESSAIKNKGYEITYVKGDIRAKKLTFIDDLNEIPCLTPPSKNFFVGFGFDIHSFEEGKDMFLGGVKLPYDYGFKAHSDGDVLLHSLIDALLGAVGAGDIGEFFPDNDPKYKNIDSKELLKYILRFIKNVGYEIVNVDITIIAEKPKITPHKQDIKSSLSNLLELSKQFINVKASTSEKLGSIGRAEGVVVQSVVNLKYYEWNKK
- a CDS encoding DUF507 family protein, with protein sequence MRLRVHHTSYIARRITRDLTACSFVEVRRNKASIEEQIERILDEDIEKEAALNEKVEEILDNQEDEIEYLNADRRQLFWMTKKRLANDFGVILNNEDRFSDIAHKIIDFLWEEDYIHFTCSDNQVKNVIFGSMDDFIKGFERADSEVLSKLKNYKRKLIPGTDDYDMVYHRLYEEELIKRGLI
- a CDS encoding DNA-binding transcriptional response regulator → MNILIVENEVYLAQKIVSRLLDDGHNCDFVESVHLENITKDYDIILLSTTIPSNICKAIIKKYAQNSIILLMVSYISDETVTNPIKDGAKDYIMKPFLMDELVRKIYHYKDCRSMRRELSVLKEYYDFTMNNIDTNNIILPLSFPLMIETNHQKLSDKIVFETAKKLAMSIEFDSFSSNSWQKKITNLNNKTILYISDYHLLKKSSKEQLNKQIEDKNVIISSFEDSEEFIYKKIVLNNENVSNDANTILSINDYVKMVVSTYQNKYPDTELSKKLGISRKSLWEKRKKLDIEKKK
- a CDS encoding ATP phosphoribosyltransferase regulatory subunit; its protein translation is MVFEHEIPKGSRLYFGKLARAKRELENLVCNILYKNGFEEILTPNFSYSQHQAIANERKLIKFSDEENEQVSLRADSTLDVVRIITKRLGRATNQKKWFYIQPIFSYPSKEEYQIGCEYIEHNNISDILNLTADILKALKIEPIMQISNIIVPKLVSKELNIDIEIFKQADISKLIDLKIDWLEKLLRVQDIKSLEEVIQIVPSSIKNELLKLLEKALEVDYNNIIIAPLYYGSLKYYNDIYYRVIKDNLVLCRGGMYEAEGISSLGFALYTDNLLKIIEG
- a CDS encoding YceI family protein; translated protein: MKNLKLGLLSVALCSSLFAGNYKVDTSHSNAGFSVKHMMVSNVIGKFNDFKGTFEFDEKNGTLLSLNGELSVSSIDTANEKRDNHLKADDFFAAKNFPTITFKSTKVEKDTIYGDLTIKGKTQNVKFSLENGGTFAGKAGFSLKGSINRSDFGITWNKVLEAGAVAVGDQVKLIIDIEGDLVK
- a CDS encoding adenylosuccinate synthase; this encodes MKADVIVGIQWGDEGKGKIVDMLAQKYDMVCRSQGGHNAGHTIWVDGVKYVLQLIPSGILNPKSVNVIGNGVVVSPENILREMSQFGSLVGRLYISDKAHLNLAFHAQIDQAKEKLKGDKAIGTTGKGIGPTYAEKVSRTGFRVGELLNPAKLCEDIISYFEQNRAIFDILQIATPDKEALLNELKSYKEKLSSYIVNTTNMVWKALEENKRVLLEGAQGTLLDIDHGTYPYVTSSSTVTGGACTGLGLNPKDIGEVIGIVKAYCTRVGNGPFPTEDFTQAGITMGEVGKEFGAITGRKRRCGWFDAVSVRYASRLNGCDKLALMKLDVLDGFEKIKVCVSYIHNGEKINYMPSDMDNVEAVYEEIDGWDSVVGIRKYEDLPINAKKFIEKIEEITNVKVGIISTSPERDDTIIRG
- a CDS encoding MarR family winged helix-turn-helix transcriptional regulator; protein product: MFKMKSYDTRVSKSMKTVVRLDRVFNRINNITENHLSKNNLTFNQFKVLEVLYHLGDLNTGSITKLTSSTPGNTTVVVRNLKRDGFIESKKDLNDARASILSITKSGEEIIEEVFPKHAENLYDFMNILDDKELDTLYDLLDKLYKTNKKD